The Brevinematales bacterium genome includes a region encoding these proteins:
- a CDS encoding sulfurtransferase TusA family protein, which translates to MNSDITERLDLKGVKCPFNYVKAKIKLSEMKIGDVLELYIDDGEPIRNVPKSLEQDGHEILGLQKIDNFFRVVVKKRA; encoded by the coding sequence ATGAACTCTGACATAACTGAAAGACTTGACCTAAAAGGGGTAAAATGTCCTTTCAATTACGTCAAAGCAAAAATAAAACTTAGTGAAATGAAAATAGGAGACGTACTAGAACTATACATCGACGATGGAGAACCTATTAGAAACGTACCTAAAAGTTTAGAACAAGATGGTCATGAAATACTAGGGCTACAAAAGATAGATAACTTTTTCAGAGTAGTTGTGAAAAAAAGAGCTTGA
- the hemA gene encoding glutamyl-tRNA reductase has product MYFIFGISHKSASIEVREKYSTTSSLLDEYYSRLSFIDEVVILSTCNRLEIYGYLKGLSTNKIDNLRYNLFRIFNVPINDMKNFYLLVENNCIQHLFEVTTGIDSKILGETQIYDQVKKSYYKSLSMRKTGYFLNKLFQRALFVAGKVRNKVCLNEGKISLASVVKQLILEHLKTPKILIIGTGDIVLNIIPYINQISKEIYISSTKHHDKATEISKKFNTKVLKFENIKNSLTNFDIVITATNYPFPIISDEDLNNVKNKLLIIDLAVPRNVKTRATKNNLIIYNIDDILRDIDKNSHSRINKMYLAKDIIWQEVNKFMYNLKCDLMKRNIVIGSRSSTLAKRQVEEFLEKLKLKVPSLRVNFTTKYFNTSGDIDKNTPIYKIEGTDFFTDFIEEALIKGEIDIAVHSAKDLPDVHKDEIITIALTTSEDKTDCLVLREDLRGYNIYTLPSGSIIGVSSKRRIDQITYIRPDLITKDIRGNIEERLEKLDRGKYDGIIMATIALKRLNLENRISQIISTNIFDTHPLQGSLAIQIRKEDIKKFSFFMKIDSRKKIAFDTKNIDLEKKLVDFVNKYLWQNFIAFSRDFLKTPDKVIKVDIDNTQELDVVKTRDYILNVIG; this is encoded by the coding sequence ATGTATTTTATCTTCGGTATAAGTCATAAAAGTGCAAGCATTGAAGTTAGGGAAAAATACTCAACAACTTCATCATTACTTGATGAATACTATAGTAGGTTAAGTTTCATTGACGAGGTAGTTATTTTAAGTACATGTAATAGATTAGAAATCTATGGATATCTCAAAGGATTAAGCACTAATAAAATTGATAACTTAAGATACAATCTATTTAGGATTTTTAACGTACCAATAAATGATATGAAAAACTTCTACTTACTCGTAGAAAACAACTGTATCCAACATCTATTTGAAGTAACAACAGGAATTGACTCAAAAATATTAGGTGAAACACAAATATATGATCAAGTCAAAAAATCTTACTATAAATCACTCAGTATGAGAAAAACTGGTTACTTCCTTAACAAACTTTTTCAAAGAGCATTATTTGTAGCTGGTAAAGTAAGAAATAAAGTATGCTTAAACGAAGGTAAAATATCTTTAGCAAGTGTTGTCAAGCAACTCATTTTAGAACATCTCAAAACCCCAAAAATTCTCATCATTGGAACTGGAGACATTGTACTCAATATCATCCCTTACATCAACCAAATATCAAAAGAAATTTACATATCCTCAACAAAACATCATGACAAAGCAACTGAAATATCGAAGAAATTTAACACTAAAGTCTTAAAATTTGAAAACATAAAAAATAGCTTAACCAACTTTGATATTGTAATAACTGCAACTAATTATCCTTTCCCCATAATAAGTGATGAAGATCTGAATAACGTTAAAAATAAACTTCTAATTATTGATTTAGCAGTACCTAGAAACGTAAAAACAAGAGCTACTAAAAATAATTTAATCATCTACAACATCGATGATATTCTACGAGACATAGATAAAAACTCTCATTCTAGAATTAACAAAATGTATTTAGCCAAAGACATAATTTGGCAGGAGGTTAACAAATTTATGTACAATCTAAAATGTGATCTAATGAAAAGAAATATAGTAATAGGTAGTAGATCAAGTACCTTGGCCAAAAGACAAGTTGAAGAATTTCTTGAGAAATTAAAACTTAAAGTTCCATCTTTGAGAGTAAACTTCACAACTAAGTATTTTAACACAAGTGGTGACATAGATAAAAATACTCCTATATACAAAATCGAAGGTACAGATTTTTTCACCGATTTTATAGAAGAAGCTTTAATCAAAGGTGAAATTGATATAGCAGTTCATAGCGCTAAGGATCTACCAGATGTACACAAAGATGAAATCATAACGATCGCTCTAACAACATCTGAGGATAAAACTGATTGCCTAGTACTCAGAGAAGATTTAAGAGGATACAATATATATACTCTTCCAAGTGGCTCTATAATAGGAGTCTCAAGTAAAAGAAGGATAGATCAAATAACTTACATCAGACCAGATCTTATAACAAAAGACATAAGAGGAAATATTGAAGAAAGGTTAGAAAAACTTGATAGAGGCAAGTATGATGGCATAATAATGGCTACAATAGCATTAAAGAGATTAAATCTTGAAAACAGAATTTCCCAAATAATATCAACCAATATTTTTGATACACATCCACTTCAAGGATCTCTTGCCATACAGATAAGAAAAGAAGATATCAAAAAGTTTTCATTCTTTATGAAAATAGATTCAAGGAAAAAAATAGCTTTTGACACAAAAAATATAGATCTTGAAAAAAAGCTCGTTGATTTTGTCAATAAGTATCTTTGGCAAAATTTCATAGCATTCTCAAGAGATTTCCTAAAAACACCAGACAAAGTTATCAAAGTCGATATTGATAATACTCAAGAACTTGATGTTGTTAAAACCAGAGACTACATACTAAATGTTATAGGTTAA
- the hemB gene encoding porphobilinogen synthase, with translation MMRRLRRNSGIRDLIAETKICLDDFVMPFFVVEGNNIIQEISSFPGIFRYSVDNLVKEIKRIWELGIKSVILFGVVDECNKDALGSYAIRDNNVVCKAIKLIKDKVPEVIVISDVCLCSYTSSGHCGIVDNGIVDNSKTVEILSKVALNYAKSGADIVAPSAMADFQVREIRKVLYENGFDNTLIMSYSAKYSSNFYGPFRDIANSSPKFGDRKTYQMDYRNIKQALVEVERDIQEGVDIVMVKPALAYLDVIREVKNTFNIPLAAYSVSGEYSMVKVASQCGILNEKETALEILMSIKRAGADIIISYWAKDLPGWI, from the coding sequence ATGATGAGAAGATTGAGAAGAAATTCCGGGATAAGAGATTTGATAGCAGAAACTAAGATATGCTTAGATGATTTTGTAATGCCTTTTTTTGTGGTTGAGGGTAATAATATTATACAAGAAATAAGTAGTTTTCCAGGTATATTTAGGTATAGTGTTGATAATCTTGTTAAAGAGATTAAGAGAATATGGGAGCTTGGTATAAAGTCTGTTATACTTTTTGGTGTTGTGGATGAATGTAATAAAGATGCTTTAGGATCTTATGCTATTAGAGATAATAATGTTGTTTGTAAGGCAATAAAGTTAATTAAGGACAAGGTACCTGAAGTTATTGTTATTTCTGATGTATGTTTATGTAGTTATACTTCTAGTGGCCATTGTGGAATTGTTGATAATGGAATAGTAGATAATAGTAAAACTGTTGAAATACTATCTAAAGTTGCCCTAAATTATGCTAAGTCGGGAGCAGACATAGTTGCACCCTCGGCCATGGCAGATTTTCAAGTAAGAGAGATAAGAAAGGTATTATATGAAAATGGTTTTGATAATACACTTATAATGTCATATTCCGCAAAATACTCATCAAACTTCTACGGGCCTTTTAGAGATATTGCTAATTCTTCTCCAAAATTTGGTGACAGAAAAACATATCAAATGGATTACAGAAACATAAAACAAGCTTTAGTTGAGGTTGAGAGGGATATTCAAGAAGGTGTTGATATCGTGATGGTAAAGCCTGCTTTAGCTTATCTTGATGTAATCAGAGAGGTGAAAAATACCTTCAATATTCCTTTAGCGGCGTATAGTGTGAGTGGAGAATATTCAATGGTAAAAGTTGCATCTCAATGTGGTATATTGAATGAGAAAGAAACCGCTCTTGAGATATTGATGTCGATAAAAAGAGCAGGAGCAGATATAATAATATCTTACTGGGCAAAGGATTTACCTGGCTGGATTTAG
- a CDS encoding carbohydrate ABC transporter permease → MRKVNYVLLQILLVVSIVVLLLPVFWILLISFYSKDVIRQIFSEILRGNFHLGDITLSNYTYILSDPNFLRWVLNSAIVASGVAFVSTFIGFMAGYGISRYNFPGKKPFLISLLATQLFPIAMMIVPFLVIASILGIIGTLHGLSLAYLATTLPFSIWILKGFFDTVPHDMEEAAEVDGANLFQLISYILIPIARPALATSFIFSFITCWNEYAISFIFLSDVSLYTLPPGIKSMLDNNDIAGFSAAVVLVSVPVVLLFMYIRKELVESVTLGAVKE, encoded by the coding sequence ATGAGAAAAGTTAATTATGTTTTGCTTCAAATCCTTTTAGTTGTTTCTATAGTGGTATTACTTTTACCTGTTTTTTGGATTTTACTTATATCTTTTTACTCAAAAGATGTAATAAGACAGATTTTCTCCGAAATATTGAGAGGTAACTTTCATTTAGGTGATATAACTTTATCCAATTATACTTACATATTAAGTGATCCTAACTTTTTGAGATGGGTTTTAAATAGTGCTATAGTAGCAAGTGGAGTTGCATTTGTAAGTACGTTTATAGGTTTTATGGCAGGATATGGTATTTCTAGATATAATTTCCCAGGCAAAAAACCTTTCTTAATTTCCCTACTGGCAACTCAGTTGTTCCCAATTGCTATGATGATAGTTCCGTTTCTTGTTATAGCATCTATACTAGGTATTATAGGTACACTACACGGATTATCTCTTGCTTACTTAGCAACAACATTACCATTCTCTATTTGGATACTTAAGGGATTTTTTGATACTGTACCGCATGATATGGAAGAAGCTGCAGAAGTTGATGGTGCTAATTTATTCCAGCTCATATCATACATTCTTATACCAATAGCAAGACCAGCTTTGGCAACATCGTTTATATTTTCGTTTATAACTTGTTGGAATGAGTATGCTATATCATTTATATTCCTTTCAGATGTCAGTCTTTATACTTTGCCACCAGGCATAAAATCAATGCTAGATAATAATGATATAGCAGGTTTCTCAGCAGCAGTAGTTTTAGTATCAGTACCAGTGGTCTTATTGTTTATGTACATAAGGAAAGAATTAGTTGAAAGTGTAACATTAGGTGCTGTTAAAGAATAA